A single genomic interval of Erysipelothrix larvae harbors:
- a CDS encoding DNA-3-methyladenine glycosylase I, producing the protein MECVRCDWAHRHPLEQDYHDTYWGVPVYDDLELFKMLMLECNQAGLSWTTIIKRMDSLCEAYDNFDPHILVTYDDQKVQALMQNEGIIRNRLKINAAITNAHAYFKVCEAYGSFSTYLWSFVGGTPIMNHPKTHADVPATTDISDALSKSLKKLGFKFVGSTIVYAFMQAVGMVNDHVETCAFKYTLKD; encoded by the coding sequence TTATCACGACACCTATTGGGGTGTCCCTGTTTATGATGATTTGGAATTATTTAAGATGTTGATGCTTGAATGCAATCAAGCGGGTTTAAGTTGGACAACCATCATCAAGCGGATGGATAGCTTGTGTGAAGCCTATGATAACTTTGATCCGCATATCTTAGTTACTTACGATGATCAAAAAGTACAAGCGCTCATGCAAAATGAAGGGATTATTCGAAATCGCTTAAAAATTAATGCTGCCATTACAAATGCCCATGCTTATTTCAAGGTCTGTGAAGCGTATGGCTCTTTCAGTACCTATCTTTGGAGTTTTGTTGGTGGTACTCCCATCATGAATCATCCAAAAACCCATGCTGATGTACCAGCGACAACGGATATTTCGGATGCGCTGAGTAAATCGCTAAAAAAACTTGGGTTTAAGTTTGTTGGTTCTACGATTGTCTACGCGTTTATGCAAGCGGTGGGAATGGTGAATGACCATGTTGAGACCTGTGCCTTTAAATACACCTTGAAGGATTAA
- a CDS encoding aminoglycoside phosphotransferase family protein has product MFSFQIIQDIPVCKDAAYLELIEGGFSHDVNVLVYTKHHEYFLVRVGDASNLKVYTQEYEFLKRCETLNDAFPKPIDFGVLEQHHRVYRVYTWMEGVGLVNVLPTLDNHAQYACGVEAGQLLKAMHSINCDDTNEDWETLYNHKIDQKIQAYHLCGLRYPDDASCLKTIEAYRPYLNKRPSVYQHGDYHGSNMIYNPHNRVSIIDFNRWE; this is encoded by the coding sequence ATGTTCTCGTTTCAAATTATCCAAGACATTCCAGTGTGTAAAGACGCTGCGTATCTTGAACTGATTGAGGGTGGCTTTTCACACGATGTCAACGTTTTGGTTTACACCAAACATCATGAATATTTTTTGGTCCGCGTTGGTGATGCTTCCAATCTCAAGGTCTATACTCAAGAATATGAATTTTTAAAGCGCTGTGAAACACTGAACGATGCGTTTCCCAAACCTATAGATTTTGGCGTGCTTGAACAGCATCATCGTGTATACCGTGTTTATACGTGGATGGAAGGTGTTGGCTTAGTGAATGTGCTACCAACTCTGGATAACCATGCACAATATGCGTGTGGTGTAGAAGCTGGACAGTTGCTCAAAGCGATGCATTCAATTAATTGCGATGACACCAATGAGGATTGGGAAACACTGTATAATCACAAAATTGATCAAAAGATACAGGCGTATCATCTGTGTGGCTTGAGATATCCAGATGATGCATCATGTCTTAAAACCATCGAAGCGTACCGCCCTTATCTAAACAAACGGCCAAGTGTTTATCAACACGGTGATTATCATGGTTCAAACATGATCTATAACCCCCACAACAGGGTATCCATTATTGACTTCAACCGGTGGGAGTAG